CAGATTTTCGTGTAATACGAGAAGTCTTCCGACGGTGCTTGCGCCGGAAATTCTTTCACGTCGGTGATCCGTTCGTCTTTATCCCGTGCCGCTTCCAGTATCTTCACGACCCGTTCCGTTAATTCGGGATCGTTGTAGAGCGGCGGATAATCATTGTAATAGGTGAAGTCGCATTTCACACCGAAACCGACTTCCAATCCTTTCACCAAGTTGGTCAGTTCGCGTTCCACGATTTCTTGTGCGCCGGTCGACATGCAGCGGATGTCGCCTTCGAGTTCGACCGATTCCTTGATGATGTTGAACAGTCCTTTGCCGTCAAACGAACCGATGGTAATGACACCGACGTCAAACGGACTCAAGCGACGGCTGATGACGGTCTGCGTCTGCGTGACAAAGTACGATCCGGCCACGATGGCGTCATTGGCCAAATGCGGCGAGGAGCCGTGACCGCCCGCTCCCGTGATTTTGAGTTTCATGTAGGAACGACCGGTAAAGGTGAATTCTTTGCGCCAGCCGACACCGCCCGCTGGTCCTGTCGGCAGAAAGTGAATGGCAAAGACATAATCCAGATCATCGAGTACACCGGACGCGACGATGTCTTTTGCCCCGCCGGGCGCCATTTCTTCCGCATTTTGGTGAATGATCTTGATGGTACCGCAGAGCTCGTCTTTGAGCTGAATAAGACAATCCGCCAAGACCATCAGGTAGGCGGTATGTCCGTCATGCCCGCAGGCATGCATCACGCCGGGCGTTTTGGAGGCAAAGGGCAATCCCGTTTCTTCCTGTACGGGCAAGGCATCGAAATCGGCACGCAAGCCGATTGTTTTGCCCGGTTTACCGCCTTTAATGATGACCACGAGACCATGCTTGCCGGCGATCTCTTTGTCGATTTTGACATCTTTTCCGGCGTAAAAATCGGCAATGTATTTCGCCGTTTCCACTTCTTCAAACGATACTTCCGGATGTTCGTGAAGATGCCGGCGAATTTGAATCATTTCATCCTTGCGTGCTTCCAGCATTTGCATCAACTTATCTGTCAACATAACTGTCTTCCTTTCCGTCAATACTCGTGATTACTGTTTTTCCTGCGGCTTGCCGGCACTGTCGGGGACAAGGAACCAAATCGACAGTATGGACAATACGCCGATCTCATACAGAGAAAACGTAGGAAATCTTTATGAGAATTGTGATTGGATCATAGGCGGTCTATTTGGACGCGGCTATAACAAAAGGCACTACAGTTCAAGAAAATTCCAAAAACTTTTAAAAGATGCCAAAATCATGCGTCATATTCGCTTTCATGACCTAAGGCATACTCATGCAACACTACTATTATTAGCCGGAATAAACCCCAAAATCATTCAAGAAAGGTTAGGTCATGCCAGTATTGACATGACCTTAGACACCTATTCACATTTAACACTGGCAAATCAAGGTGTTGCCGTAACTGCGCTTGATTCGATTATCGCTCCAAGCGATACTTGAAAAATGATTTTTAAGAAGAAAAGGCTTCATATGTGCGTATCTTTTCCAATAATCCAAATCCAATTGGGCTCAAATTGGGCTCAAGAACTCTATTAGCTCGTGATCAGCCATTTTATAGATAGGGTTTTTGATAAACCTTTTCTTTCCTATTTGTCTATTCAACAAGAAACTAAAAAAAGGACCAGATTTGTAAATCTGGTCCTTTCATCAATGCTTATGCTACCTTCTTCCCGACCGTTAGTATCGCTGATTTTGTGTACATCTTTGACGATGACATCGACTTGTTGTCCGAGAAAGTCGCCTCCCTGCATATTCATTTTTTCTGCGGTGATACCTGCATGGTATACATTGAGATTTTACAAACCATCGCAATTGAATCTCGGTCTCGTGAGCAATACGCCCCTTTTTATTTTGATTCTGACATAATCTGCCAAATCATTCGGATTCAAATCGGTTCTCCGGCGCAAACATAGCATCATACTGCGCCCACCAGTCCCGATAGCGTTTTTCATGGGCGTAGTACCAGATATATCCGATAAGTGCCGTATAGTAGAGTTTCTCAGCTTTCACCCAAAAATCTTCACCCGCTTTTTCTCCCTCGCCCTTAGTGTTTGCGATGATTGTCTGAACAAGCTTTAGAATATCTTTTTCAGAACGAATATATGCAAAAGGATTGTATTTCATGGATTTTTTGAAATTGATGGTATTTAGAATTTTAATCTCATATCCATTATCCTCAAGCATCTTACCGCACTCAATCACTATCGTTCCTTTTGGAAAGATTTGTCAAGGACATAAACAAAATTTCTTTGACAAATTTATATCTTCTCTGTTTCTCTCTTGATTAGCTTTAGTATTTTATCCTTGTATGTTTCCCCTGTACCTTGCTTAAAATGTAGGTTTACAGTATATTTTGTCTTTCCAATATCCATTATCAACTGTTTATGTGGTGGTACTTGTATTTTTCTTTTTTCTTCTTCCATGTATCCTCCTTTCCATTTTTAGGCAAATAAAAAACAGTAAACCTTTTTTGATTTACTGCTTTC
The Negativicoccus succinicivorans DNA segment above includes these coding regions:
- a CDS encoding amidohydrolase, which translates into the protein MLTDKLMQMLEARKDEMIQIRRHLHEHPEVSFEEVETAKYIADFYAGKDVKIDKEIAGKHGLVVIIKGGKPGKTIGLRADFDALPVQEETGLPFASKTPGVMHACGHDGHTAYLMVLADCLIQLKDELCGTIKIIHQNAEEMAPGGAKDIVASGVLDDLDYVFAIHFLPTGPAGGVGWRKEFTFTGRSYMKLKITGAGGHGSSPHLANDAIVAGSYFVTQTQTVISRRLSPFDVGVITIGSFDGKGLFNIIKESVELEGDIRCMSTGAQEIVERELTNLVKGLEVGFGVKCDFTYYNDYPPLYNDPELTERVVKILEAARDKDERITDVKEFPAQAPSEDFSYYTKICPGCCFFISATPKGVDKPVYNHNPKFDIDEDALLVAAKAVGYVVMGIGQEEE
- a CDS encoding site-specific integrase — protein: MDNTPISYRENVGNLYENCDWIIGGLFGRGYNKRHYSSRKFQKLLKDAKIMRHIRFHDLRHTHATLLLLAGINPKIIQERLGHASIDMTLDTYSHLTLANQGVAVTALDSIIAPSDT
- a CDS encoding transposon-encoded TnpW family protein; this translates as MEEEKRKIQVPPHKQLIMDIGKTKYTVNLHFKQGTGETYKDKILKLIKRETEKI